Proteins encoded in a region of the Inquilinus sp. KBS0705 genome:
- a CDS encoding acyl-CoA thioesterase, producing the protein MDIEERIKLSETRIFKAVFPNTTNHYDTLFGGTAMHMMDEVAFITATRFTRKRMVTVSSDRIDFTRPIAAGTIIELIGKVAHIGNTSLKISVDIFVEEMYSFDREKAITGTFTFVAIDENKQAIKVI; encoded by the coding sequence ATGGACATTGAAGAAAGAATAAAATTATCCGAAACACGCATATTTAAAGCGGTTTTCCCAAACACCACCAATCATTACGATACGCTATTTGGCGGCACTGCCATGCACATGATGGACGAGGTTGCCTTTATTACCGCTACGCGTTTTACCCGCAAACGAATGGTTACCGTATCGTCGGACAGGATTGACTTTACAAGGCCGATAGCAGCCGGAACTATAATAGAGCTTATTGGCAAGGTGGCCCACATTGGCAATACCAGCCTTAAAATATCAGTAGATATTTTTGTAGAAGAAATGTACTCGTTTGACAGGGAGAAAGCCATTACCGGCACATTTACCTTTGTAGCTATTGATGAAAATAAACAAGCTATAAAAGTTATTTAA
- a CDS encoding DNA polymerase IV, whose translation MNQNSIAVQTEARVLFVDMNSYFARCEQQANFWLRGRPVGVCVYTGKYGCVISLSTEAKERGLKAGMRLNDAMALCPDLVPVESNPARYREYHTKIINVLREYCNDVVPKSIDEAIINLSNYDHVDPMKIAMSIKDDILKKVGDWLTCSVGIAPNAFLAKLASVRGKKRNGLMMITPQNIDSVLGELKLGDLPGIGSNMSYRLERAGINTPLQMRYATPQRLKAIFKSIDGIYWHYRLNFIETNITAHDYKGMQAMRQISAEKRKNINYIDQLFMTLCLTLEKRMVHHKFYCKSVGFTARYVDGSRWDDAFTVSTPVQDAISLMRMIRIRIAKFEQLNSTGPVMNTEISQMRVAVTNFVNNGNMLYSLFEDMDRKETALKTMHEIKDKFGSDKLIRAVEMTDGKVIKDVIGFGSVKDLSDLDYKTA comes from the coding sequence GTGAATCAAAACTCAATAGCGGTACAAACCGAAGCCCGTGTGCTGTTTGTAGATATGAACAGTTACTTTGCGCGTTGCGAGCAGCAGGCCAACTTTTGGCTGCGCGGCCGCCCCGTAGGTGTTTGCGTTTATACCGGTAAGTACGGCTGTGTAATATCACTATCTACCGAAGCTAAAGAGCGTGGTTTAAAGGCGGGTATGCGTTTAAACGATGCTATGGCGCTTTGCCCCGACCTGGTGCCGGTAGAAAGCAACCCGGCACGTTACCGTGAGTATCATACCAAAATAATTAACGTTTTACGCGAGTACTGCAACGATGTTGTGCCCAAAAGTATAGACGAAGCTATCATCAACCTGAGTAACTACGACCATGTAGACCCCATGAAAATAGCCATGAGTATTAAGGATGATATCCTGAAAAAGGTTGGCGACTGGCTGACCTGTTCGGTTGGGATAGCGCCTAATGCCTTTTTGGCCAAGCTGGCCTCTGTTAGGGGTAAAAAGCGCAATGGCTTAATGATGATAACGCCGCAAAATATCGATTCGGTTTTGGGTGAGTTAAAACTTGGCGATTTGCCGGGTATTGGGTCAAACATGTCTTATAGGTTAGAGCGGGCTGGTATAAACACGCCCCTGCAAATGCGTTACGCCACACCACAACGCTTAAAGGCCATTTTTAAAAGTATAGATGGTATTTATTGGCATTACCGGCTAAATTTTATCGAAACCAATATAACCGCCCACGATTATAAAGGCATGCAGGCCATGCGCCAGATCTCTGCCGAAAAGCGTAAAAACATCAACTATATAGATCAGTTGTTTATGACGCTTTGCCTTACGCTGGAGAAACGGATGGTGCATCATAAATTTTATTGTAAATCGGTGGGGTTTACCGCCCGTTATGTAGATGGCAGCCGCTGGGATGATGCCTTTACCGTAAGTACCCCTGTGCAGGATGCCATCAGCTTAATGCGGATGATACGCATACGCATTGCCAAATTTGAACAGCTTAATAGCACCGGCCCGGTAATGAATACTGAAATAAGCCAAATGCGGGTGGCCGTTACCAACTTTGTTAATAATGGCAATATGCTGTACAGCTTGTTTGAAGATATGGACCGGAAGGAAACCGCGCTTAAAACCATGCACGAGATAAAAGATAAGTTTGGATCTGACAAGCTGATACGAGCGGTAGAGATGACGGATGGCAAAGTAATAAAAGATGTAATTGGTTTTGGCTCGGTAAAGGACCTGAGCGATCTGGATTATAAAACTGCCTGA
- the lepA gene encoding elongation factor 4 produces MKHIRNFCIIAHIDHGKSTLADRLLEYTNTITQRESQAQLLDDMDLERERGITIKSHAIQMDYELDGQKYVLNLIDTPGHVDFSYEVSRSIAACEGALLIVDAAQGIQAQTISNLYLALENDLEIIPVLNKMDLPGAMPEEVKDQIVELIGCKREEILAASGKTGMGVHDILRAIVERVPAPVGDPEAPLQALIFDSVYNSFRGIVAYFKVVNGEIRKGDKVKFFATEKQYIAEEVGTLKLKQLPKDVIKTGDVGYIISGIKESREVKVGDTITTINRPCETGIQGFEEVKPMVFAGIYPVDTEDYEELRESMAKLQLNDASLVFEPESSAALGFGFRCGFLGMLHMEIIQERLEREFDMTVITTVPNVSYIAYTTRGEPIVVNNPSDLPDPSKIDFVEEPYIKATIITKSEFVGPVMSLCIQKRGFIKNQSYLTSDRVELVFEMPMGEIVFDFYDKLKTISKGYASFDYHQIGYRQSDLVRLDIKLNAEPVDALSSLIFRGNSYDFGKKICEKLKELLPRQQFEIIIQASIGAKIIARETVKALRKDVTAKCYGGDISRKRKLLEKQKKGKKRMRQVGNVEIPQSAFMAVLKLD; encoded by the coding sequence ATGAAGCACATACGTAATTTTTGTATAATAGCGCATATCGACCATGGTAAAAGTACCCTTGCCGATAGGTTATTAGAATATACCAATACCATAACACAGCGCGAAAGCCAGGCCCAACTACTTGATGATATGGACCTTGAGCGCGAACGCGGCATTACCATAAAGAGCCATGCCATACAAATGGACTATGAGCTTGACGGGCAGAAATACGTCCTTAATCTGATAGATACCCCCGGCCATGTAGACTTTAGCTATGAGGTATCCCGCTCAATAGCTGCCTGCGAGGGTGCTTTATTGATAGTAGATGCCGCGCAGGGTATACAGGCACAAACCATATCAAACCTTTACCTGGCCTTAGAGAATGACCTGGAGATCATCCCTGTGCTGAACAAAATGGACCTGCCCGGCGCTATGCCCGAGGAGGTTAAAGACCAGATAGTAGAGCTGATAGGCTGCAAACGCGAAGAGATATTAGCCGCATCGGGCAAAACTGGTATGGGCGTGCACGATATATTACGCGCCATTGTAGAGCGTGTCCCCGCCCCTGTTGGCGACCCTGAAGCACCTTTACAAGCATTGATATTTGATTCGGTTTATAACTCGTTTCGTGGTATTGTAGCTTATTTTAAGGTAGTTAACGGCGAGATACGCAAAGGCGATAAAGTAAAATTCTTCGCAACCGAAAAGCAATACATAGCCGAAGAAGTTGGTACGCTTAAGCTGAAACAACTACCCAAAGATGTGATCAAAACCGGTGATGTGGGTTATATCATCTCGGGCATCAAAGAATCGCGCGAGGTAAAGGTTGGTGATACCATTACCACTATCAATCGCCCCTGCGAAACCGGTATACAGGGTTTTGAAGAAGTGAAACCGATGGTATTTGCGGGTATTTACCCTGTAGATACCGAGGATTACGAAGAACTACGCGAATCGATGGCTAAACTGCAGCTAAACGATGCATCACTGGTTTTTGAACCGGAATCATCTGCAGCGTTAGGCTTTGGTTTCCGTTGCGGTTTCCTGGGTATGCTGCACATGGAGATCATTCAGGAGCGCCTGGAGCGCGAGTTTGATATGACGGTGATCACCACTGTGCCCAACGTATCATACATTGCTTATACCACACGCGGCGAGCCCATAGTGGTAAATAACCCGTCGGACTTGCCAGACCCGAGTAAGATAGACTTTGTGGAGGAGCCTTACATTAAGGCAACCATCATCACCAAATCTGAGTTTGTGGGACCTGTAATGTCGCTTTGTATTCAAAAACGTGGTTTCATTAAAAATCAGTCGTACCTAACGTCCGACCGTGTGGAGCTGGTATTTGAGATGCCGATGGGCGAAATCGTGTTTGACTTTTACGATAAGCTTAAAACCATATCAAAGGGTTATGCCTCTTTTGATTATCACCAGATAGGGTATCGCCAAAGTGATCTGGTACGTTTAGATATCAAACTTAACGCCGAGCCGGTGGATGCTTTGTCATCATTGATTTTCCGCGGTAACTCATACGATTTTGGTAAAAAGATATGCGAAAAGCTGAAAGAGCTATTGCCCCGCCAGCAATTCGAGATCATTATACAGGCATCTATTGGTGCCAAGATCATCGCCCGCGAAACAGTAAAAGCATTACGTAAAGATGTAACTGCCAAGTGTTATGGTGGTGATATATCGCGTAAGCGTAAACTGTTAGAGAAACAGAAAAAAGGTAAAAAACGCATGCGCCAGGTAGGTAACGTAGAGATACCACAATCGGCGTTTATGGCGGTGTTGAAATTAGATTAA
- a CDS encoding bifunctional 5,10-methylene-tetrahydrofolate dehydrogenase/5,10-methylene-tetrahydrofolate cyclohydrolase (catalyzes the formation of 5,10-methenyltetrahydrofolate from 5,10-methylenetetrahydrofolate and subsequent formation of 10-formyltetrahydrofolate from 5,10-methenyltetrahydrofolate), translating to MQLLDGKYVSEKLKVEIAEEAAKILARTGRKPHLVAVLVGHDGGSETYVASKMKNCEAVGFKSSLVRYEDTVTEEELLAKVAELNADEDIDGIIVQLPLPKHIDPEKVTERIDPKKDVDGFHPVNLGRMQRNLPSFIPATPYGITLMLKEYGVETSGKHCVVVGRSNIVGSPMSILMARNTTPGNCTVTICHSRTPDIKKFTLDADILIVAIGKKNFITADMVKDGVVVIDVGMNRETSTLTKSGFKLYGDVDFEGVAPKASYITPVPGGVGLMTIIGLLKNTLASANKEVYQ from the coding sequence ATGCAATTACTTGACGGAAAATACGTTTCGGAAAAATTAAAGGTAGAAATAGCTGAAGAGGCTGCTAAGATATTAGCGCGTACCGGCCGTAAGCCGCATTTGGTAGCTGTATTGGTGGGTCACGACGGCGGCAGCGAAACCTATGTAGCCAGTAAAATGAAAAACTGCGAAGCGGTGGGTTTTAAATCGAGCCTGGTGCGTTACGAGGATACCGTTACTGAAGAAGAATTGCTCGCTAAAGTGGCCGAACTGAATGCTGACGAGGATATTGACGGTATTATTGTGCAATTGCCCCTACCCAAACATATCGACCCTGAAAAAGTCACTGAGCGTATAGATCCTAAAAAGGATGTAGACGGTTTCCACCCGGTAAATTTGGGCCGTATGCAACGCAATCTGCCATCGTTTATCCCTGCTACGCCATATGGCATCACTTTAATGCTAAAAGAATACGGTGTAGAAACATCCGGTAAACATTGCGTAGTTGTTGGACGCAGTAATATTGTAGGCTCGCCAATGAGCATTTTAATGGCAAGAAATACCACACCCGGTAACTGCACGGTAACTATTTGCCATAGCCGCACCCCCGATATTAAAAAATTCACACTTGACGCCGATATACTGATCGTAGCGATAGGTAAGAAGAATTTTATCACTGCCGATATGGTTAAAGATGGTGTTGTAGTAATTGATGTGGGCATGAACCGCGAAACCTCTACCCTAACTAAATCGGGCTTTAAGCTTTACGGCGATGTTGATTTTGAAGGTGTAGCACCCAAAGCATCATATATAACCCCTGTACCCGGCGGCGTTGGACTAATGACCATTATTGGTTTATTAAAGAACACTTTGGCATCCGCGAATAAGGAAGTTTATCAATAA
- a CDS encoding 7-carboxy-7-deazaguanine synthase QueE: MAHQVPEDGTLLPLMEEFYTIQGEGFNTGKAAYFIRLGGCDVGCHWCDVKESWDAELHALTSADLIADNASQFPSKAVVVTGGEPLIYNLDYLTTKLQQKGIKTFIETSGAYPLSGSWDWICLSPKKFKAPMQNVADKADELKVIIFNKSDFEFAEHHSKLVGPNCKLYLQPEWSKNKEMTPLIVDYVMNNPKWEISLQTHKYLNIP; encoded by the coding sequence ATGGCACACCAAGTCCCGGAAGATGGCACATTGCTTCCTTTAATGGAAGAATTTTATACGATACAAGGCGAAGGCTTTAATACCGGCAAGGCCGCATATTTTATACGCCTTGGCGGCTGTGATGTGGGCTGTCACTGGTGCGATGTAAAAGAAAGCTGGGATGCTGAACTGCATGCCTTAACATCGGCTGACTTAATTGCTGATAATGCCTCTCAATTCCCTTCAAAAGCCGTTGTGGTAACCGGTGGTGAGCCGTTAATATATAATTTAGATTATCTTACTACTAAACTACAGCAAAAAGGCATAAAAACCTTTATTGAAACATCCGGTGCTTATCCCCTTTCGGGCAGTTGGGACTGGATATGCCTCTCGCCTAAAAAGTTTAAGGCACCCATGCAAAATGTTGCAGACAAAGCCGACGAATTAAAGGTTATTATATTTAACAAATCCGATTTTGAATTTGCAGAGCATCATTCAAAACTGGTTGGCCCCAACTGTAAATTGTACCTACAGCCCGAATGGTCGAAAAATAAAGAAATGACCCCGCTTATTGTTGATTACGTAATGAATAATCCAAAATGGGAAATATCCTTACAAACACATAAGTATTTAAACATTCCCTAA